One Syngnathus acus chromosome 13, fSynAcu1.2, whole genome shotgun sequence genomic window carries:
- the bicra gene encoding BRD4-interacting chromatin-remodeling complex-associated protein isoform X3, with translation MDDEDGRCLLDVICDPEALNDFLHGSETHGHVPEVQPTVQLSANEATGLPRVSVDLDFLEDDDILGGSPDGEGGSNGIGTNHEPCDILQQSLAEANITEQSLQEANAELDLESFGISALPQVVQTLPDAGLSGAAGATVGVGISVGGAATAIFPGSAQSATSTPPNATADMLGSVLAQQGLQLQPQVMNKAISVQPFMQPVGLGNVTLQSISSLQTLPNGSQSGHLGIGQIQVVGQPTVMTINQSGQPILAKAMGSYQLHQSGPEVSGATTQTGLGASGGGLLIQSNKTTLGSPSLNGPPTVVSSTNSTSSGTMTAPAGLLGFGSTSLSSGMPPQSQTQGQIMHNVIIQRTPTPIQPKPPQGGALQTKLFKPQQQQQLQQQQQQPTSQNLQNDTTKALGLQQIPVSAAQNVTFLTGKPGSNVVLSTQAATQGSQFQQTLFKQQAAQAAGKPLSVHLLNQSGSIVIPSQTVLQGQNHQFLLPQLQAGGQILTQHPGGHIITSQGPGGQLIANQILTANQNINLGQVLTSQGHPGAAHILSGPIQLQPGQMGTPTLFQMPVSLAQTQAPTQTHTVSGHGPTVIQGMPIQNSLTMLGQVEGLSPAVSLQPALQAQPGGVPSSSSCSSSSSVSGAATMAATITQGQPAECITVLGSATDQAAQQASILSMQQAPPAITAVSSSAPSMSLSSPVTAVGLVSHQAQHSPGRLLFTNQGSSMILSQESLQMFLQQPENREGESTPSVGVPASVIVSGLGVTAPAHTVRDSQLSDSLVGRSPPVLKQVPSSGHQQPLKIQSMSPSPALSGHATAPPVADSPQPSQSPLTLSQHIQSPHHQQSRPPSQPQPASQTPSRSCTPSSHPPPLFIVHNQVAEAPSQPQVAQPQPTQIQVQLLTQPRPASQPAPYHQQEQPPMSQSPKPQLAHSFSAPPAGAVPPAVLKAQVPVHSLTADQQQHLALLGSQIQTLSAISQPSLQQKQLLDKLHQIQQSILLQVKQPAQAQVQAQAQALPPASSQFSLQQDVHVDKAAIASSASAATPAQLSSALQPTSVLITSPATASSDLQVVSGVPGQAGAKVNQSIAPVSLTQPAQIQPNPGVISSGGGMTHGKGGMQIHVLGTNVTQMPAPQPPALLQPQTTAKMPFTAEPSKEARLLEQLRKQQGLVLHPNYSAPFVSFGDTLNRLLPYHLYQGTAISSQDYQKVDDEFESVSSQLLKRTQAMLDKYRYLLFSESKVSQAVESRKSPGPETELTFELQQRLGPSAEMVMIDRMFIQEEKLALSQDRILAKERPEEFVANARLLESLAASQHKSPPAEPTSNVTGVTVAAAAQPPPPPPEPAPPIPAVASHVPPKPPPAPSVSPAPTPAPVAGPPTASFPPTKLVIKQGGGGASVSWSSSCAPPPSGSEPTSQSPYLSRTPASSSFFSSSSNSKMDDDDDDALPQRTSKPPIKTYEARRRIGLKLKIKQDQTGFGKVVHNTALDPVHTSQPNTPKSQPPSTPTPAGVIRTQSPVSVTTTTTQSNPSQSSSSVQMNGTLEHHNPASATPAPSQTTCRLPLRKTYRENVSPRVRPGVPGGGGDDDSAPYPTPTHERTVIASVKVEKRGQDPDSGLDHVADVFNHAVKGVKGIGEDRSEQDADFPKYKRTGGKTKQRQAGTFRMDQHAPGPPSPEFPSLPAKRSKSDSPDMDNASFSSGSPPDDSLNEHLQCAIDSILNLQQEPTLRGHHHRKGGNGRTHSRSAPPHRPSVPPSSSSASSSLAQHPQVGGRGHNGSLVPQTQSR, from the exons ATGGATGATGAAGACGGCAGGTGCCTTCTCGATGTGATTTG TGACCCGGAAGCTCTCAATGACTTTCTTCATGGATCTGAGACCCAT GGCCACGTTCCAGAGGTCCAGCCTACAGTTCAGCTCTCGGCCAATGAGGCCACGGGTCTGCCCAGAGTCAGCGTTGACCTGGACTTCCTGGAGGATGACGACATCCTGGGCGGATCCCCCGACGGGGAAGGCGGGAGCAACGGCATCGGGACCAACCACGAGCCCTGCGACATCCTGCAGCAGAGCTTGGCCGAAGCTAACATCACCGAGCAGAGTTTACAAGAAGCCAATGCGGAGCTGGACCTGGAATCGTTTGGCATTTCCGCTCTTCCGCAGGTGGTTCAGACGCTGCCCGACGCCGGCCTCTCCGGAGCGGCGGGCGCGACTGTCGGCGTAGGCATCAGCGTCGGGGGGGCGGCGACGGCCATATTCCCTGGCTCGGCCCAAAGTGCCACGTCCACTCCCCCGAACGCCACCGCCGACATGCTGGGCTCTGTGCTGGCTCAGCAAGGTCTTCAGCTCCAACCGCAGGTTATGAACAAGGCTATCAGCGTTCAGCCCTTCATGCAGCCCGTGGGCCTCGGGAACGTGACGCTTCAGTCTATTTCGAGTCTTCAAACTCTCCCGAACGGGAGCCAGTCTGGACATTTGGGGATTGGACAGATTCAGGTTGTGGGTCAACCCACCGTCATGACTATCAATCAGTCCGGGCAGCCCATTCTGGCCAAAGCGATGGGAAGCTACCAGCTGCACCAGTCCGGGCCGGAGGTTTCAGGGGCGACGACTCAGACTGGGCTCGGGGCATCGGGAGGTGGACTTCTCATCCAAAGCAACAAAACCACGTTGGGCTCGCCATCTTTAAATGGACCGCCCACGGTTGTTAGCAGTACAAACAGTACCAGTAGCGGCACCATGACCGCACCTGCTGGACTTCTGGGCTTTGGAAGTACATCCCTAAGTTCAGGAATGCCGCCCCAAtctcaaactcaaggccaaaTCATGCACAACGTGATTATCCAGCGCACACCGACTCCCATTCAGCCTAAACCTCCTCAAGGAGGAGCCCTCCAAACAAAACTTTTCAAGccgcagcagcaacaacagctgcagcagcaacagcagcagccgaCGTCCCAAAACCTGCAGAACGACACCACCAAGGCCCTCGGGCTGCAACAGATTCCTGTTTCTGCAGCTCAGAATGTAACGTTTCTGACTGGAAAACCAGGCTCAAATGTCGTACTCAGCACCCAAGCCGCCACGCAAGGCTCGCAGTTCCAGCAAACCTTGTTCAAGCAACAGGCGGCGCAAGCGGCCGGCAAACCGCTCAGCGTACACTTGTTAAACCAATCGGGCAGCATCGTTATTCCCTCCCAGACGGTTCTGCAAGGTCAGAATCATCAGTTCCTCCTGCCACAGTTGCAAGCGGGCGGGCAGATCCTGACCCAGCACCCCGGGGGCCACATCATAACCAGTCAGGGACCTGGTGGCCAGCTCATTGCCAACCAGATTTTAACAGCCAACCAGAACATCAACTTGGGTCAAGTTTTGACTTCCCAGGGACATCCCGGGGCAGCCCACATTCTATCCGGACCCATTCAGCTTCAGCCTGGTCAGATGGGCACACCCACCCTGTTTCAGATGCCCGTCTCGTTGGCTCAGACGCAGGCCCCGACGCAGACCCACACCGTCTCGGGACACGGCCCAACGGTCATCCAGGGCATGCCTATCCAGAACTCCCTGACCATGCTCGGTCAGGTGGAGGGCTTGAGCCCGGCGGTCAGCCTTCAGCCGGCTCTGCAAGCCCAGCCAGGTGGAGtccccagcagcagcagttgtAGTAGCAGCAGTAGCGTAAGCGGAGCGGCCACCATGGCAGCCACCATCACACAAGGGCAGCCGGCAGAGTGCATCACAGTTCTGGGGAGCGCCACCGACCAGGCCGCCCAGCAGGCCTCTATCCTCTCCATGCAGCAAGCTCCTCCCGCAATCACCGCCGTATCGTCCTCCGCTCCGTCCATGTCCCTGTCTTCGCCAGTGACTGCGGTCGGGCTGGTCTCGCACCAGGCTCAGCACAGCCCGGGGAGGCTTTTGTTCACCAACCAGGGCTCCAGCATGATCCTGAGCCAGGAGTCTCTGCAGATGTTCCTTCAGCAG CCGGAGAACAGAGAGGGCGAATCGACCCCCTCTGTGGGGGTCCCTGCGTCCGTAATCGTCAGCGGCCTCGGCGTCACAGCTCCGGCCCACACTGTCCGTGACAGCCAATTAAGTGATTCGTTGGTGGGTCGCAGCCCCCCAGTGTTAAAGCAG GTACCCTCCAGCGGACATCAGCAGCCCTTAAAGATCCAGAGTATGTCCCCCTCGCCAGCCTTGAGCGGTCACGCCACGGCGCCCCCTGTGGCCGATAGCCCGCAGCCCTCGCAGTCGCCGCTGACTCTCAGCCAACACATCCAGTCGCCGCACCACCAGCAGTCGCGTCCTCCCTCGCAGCCCCAGCCGGCGTCGCAAACGCCCTCCCGCTCCTGCACGCCCTCGTCACACCCGCCGCCCCTCTTCATCGTCCACAACCAAGTCGCCGAGGCCCCCTCGCAGCCTCAGGTGGCCCAGCCGCAACCGACCCAGATCCAAGTCCAGCTCCTCACTCAGCCGCGGCCCGCTTCCCAGCCGGCACCTTACCATCAACAGGAGCAGCCTCCCATGTCGCAATCGCCCAAGCCCCAGCTGGCGCACTCTTTCTCCGCCCCTCCCGCTGGCGCGGTGCCACCGGCCGTGTTAAAAGCCCAAGTCCCCGTCCACAGCCTGACGGCggatcagcagcagcacctgGCGCTGTTGGGATCGCAAATCCAGACGCTGTCGGCCATCAGCCAGCCCTCGCtgcagcagaagcagctgCTGGATAAGCTCCACCAG ATCCAGCAAAGCATCCTGCTGCAGGTCAAGCAGCCGGCTCAGGCTCAAGTGCAAGCTCAGGCCCAGGCTCTTCCTCCAGCCAGCAGCCAGTTCAGCTTGCAGCAAGACGTGCATGTGGATAAAGCGGCGATCGCATCATCGGCCAGTGCGGCCACACCCGCTCAGCTGTCCTCGGCGCTGCAGCCCACCTCTGTGCTCATTACAAGTCCCGCTACAG CCTCAAGTGACTTACAGGTAGTCTCAGGAGTCCCGGGACAAGCTGGAGCCAAGGTGAATCAGAGTATCGCTCCCGTGAGCCTTACACAGCCTGCACAG attCAGCCAAATCCTGGAGTGATCAGCTCGGGTGGAGGAATGACTCATGGTAAAGGTGGCATGCAGATCCACGTGTTAGGTACCAATGTCACCCAAATGCCTGCTCCACAACCTCCAGCTCTTCTACAACCTCAA ACAACAGCAAAGATGCCTTTCACTGCAGAGCCAAGCAAAGAAGCCAG gttgcTGGAGCAGCTGAGGAAACAACAAGGCTTGGTGCTTCACCCAAATTACAGCGCTCCCTTCGTCTCCTTCGGGGACACGCTAAACCGACTGCTGCCTTACCATCTCTACCAGGGAACTGCCATTTCCTCTCAAGATTATCAGAAAG TGGATGATGAATTTGAGAGCGTCTCCTCCCAGCTGCTGAAGAGAACGCAAGCCATGCTTGATAAATATCGATACCTGCTCTTTTCCGAGTCAAAGGTGAGTCAAGCCGTTGAGTCCCGAAAATCCCCCGGCCCGGAAACTGAACTGACGTTTGAATTGCAGCAGAGACTTGGCCCCTCGGCAGAGATGGTGATGATCGACCGCATGTTCATCCAGGAGGAAAAGCTGGCCTTGAGCCAGGACCGGATTTTGGCCAAGGAGAGACCAG AGGAGTTTGTGGCTAATGCTCGTCTGTTGGAGAGTTTAGCTGCGTCCCAACACAAGTCCCCTCCGGCCGAGCCCACCTCCAACGTCACTGGTGTCACTGTGGCCGCCGCTGCCCAgccaccaccgccgccgccggaaCCCGCACCTCCCATTCCGGCTGTAGCTTCCCACGTCCCACCGAAACCCCCTCCCGCCCCGAGCGTGTCTCCAGCGCCGACTCCCGCTCCTGTCGCTGGCCCCCCTACCGCCTCCTTCCCTCCGACAAAATTGGTCATaaagcagggtggggggggggcctcGGTGTCGTGGTCCAGTAGCTGCGCCCCTCCTCCGAGTGGGTCTGAACCGACAAGCCAGAGCCCTTACTTATCGCGTACCCCTGCGTCGTCGTCgttcttttcctcctcctccaactCTAAAAtggacgacgatgacgacgacgcGCTCCCGCAGAGGACCAGCAAGCCGCCCATCAAAACCTACGAGGCTCGGAGAAGGATCGGCTTGAAGCTGAAGATCAAGCAGGACCAAACGGGCTTCGGTAAGGTGGTCCACAACACAGCCTTAGACCCCGTGCACACGTCTCAGCCCAACACTCCCAAATCCCAACCCCCGTCCACTCCCACGCCCGCCGGGGTCATCAGGACCCAGTCGCCCGTGTCGGTCACCACGACGACCACACAGTCCAACCCATCCCAGAGCTCGTCCTCCGTGCAAATGAACGGCACCTTGGAGCACCACAACCCGGCCTCCGCCACCCCCGCGCCCTCGCAAACCACCTGCCGCCTCCCCCTCCGAAAGACTTACCGGGAAAACGTCAGCCCTCGGGTTCGGCCGGGCGTCCCGGGCGGCGGCGGGGACGACGACTCGGCGCCctaccccacccccacccacgAGAGGACAGTCATAGCCAGCGTGAAGGTGGAGAAACGAGGTCAGGACCCCGACTCGGGCTTGGACCACGTGGCCGACGTGTTCAACCACGCCGTCAAGGGGGTGAAAGGAATCGGGGAGGATCGCTCGGAGCAGGACGCCGACTTCCCCAAATACAAGCGGACCGGTGGGAAAACCAAACAGAGACAAGCGGGAACTTTTAGGATGGACCAGCACGCGCCGGGGCCCCCTTCGCCGGAGTTCCCTTCGCTCCCCGCCAAgcgcagtaagtcggattcgccCGACATGGACAACGCCAGCTTCTCCAGCGGCAGCCCCCCCGACGACTCCCTCAACGAACATTTGCAATGCGCCATCGACAGCATCCTCAACCTACAGCAGGAGCCCACGCTACGGGGGCACCACCACCGCAAGGGGGGCAACGGCCGGACGCA
- the bicra gene encoding BRD4-interacting chromatin-remodeling complex-associated protein isoform X1: MDDEDGRCLLDVICDPEALNDFLHGSETHLDTDDLLDGSGDPASSFFSATGGHVPEVQPTVQLSANEATGLPRVSVDLDFLEDDDILGGSPDGEGGSNGIGTNHEPCDILQQSLAEANITEQSLQEANAELDLESFGISALPQVVQTLPDAGLSGAAGATVGVGISVGGAATAIFPGSAQSATSTPPNATADMLGSVLAQQGLQLQPQVMNKAISVQPFMQPVGLGNVTLQSISSLQTLPNGSQSGHLGIGQIQVVGQPTVMTINQSGQPILAKAMGSYQLHQSGPEVSGATTQTGLGASGGGLLIQSNKTTLGSPSLNGPPTVVSSTNSTSSGTMTAPAGLLGFGSTSLSSGMPPQSQTQGQIMHNVIIQRTPTPIQPKPPQGGALQTKLFKPQQQQQLQQQQQQPTSQNLQNDTTKALGLQQIPVSAAQNVTFLTGKPGSNVVLSTQAATQGSQFQQTLFKQQAAQAAGKPLSVHLLNQSGSIVIPSQTVLQGQNHQFLLPQLQAGGQILTQHPGGHIITSQGPGGQLIANQILTANQNINLGQVLTSQGHPGAAHILSGPIQLQPGQMGTPTLFQMPVSLAQTQAPTQTHTVSGHGPTVIQGMPIQNSLTMLGQVEGLSPAVSLQPALQAQPGGVPSSSSCSSSSSVSGAATMAATITQGQPAECITVLGSATDQAAQQASILSMQQAPPAITAVSSSAPSMSLSSPVTAVGLVSHQAQHSPGRLLFTNQGSSMILSQESLQMFLQQPENREGESTPSVGVPASVIVSGLGVTAPAHTVRDSQLSDSLVGRSPPVLKQVPSSGHQQPLKIQSMSPSPALSGHATAPPVADSPQPSQSPLTLSQHIQSPHHQQSRPPSQPQPASQTPSRSCTPSSHPPPLFIVHNQVAEAPSQPQVAQPQPTQIQVQLLTQPRPASQPAPYHQQEQPPMSQSPKPQLAHSFSAPPAGAVPPAVLKAQVPVHSLTADQQQHLALLGSQIQTLSAISQPSLQQKQLLDKLHQIQQSILLQVKQPAQAQVQAQAQALPPASSQFSLQQDVHVDKAAIASSASAATPAQLSSALQPTSVLITSPATASSDLQVVSGVPGQAGAKVNQSIAPVSLTQPAQIQPNPGVISSGGGMTHGKGGMQIHVLGTNVTQMPAPQPPALLQPQTTAKMPFTAEPSKEARLLEQLRKQQGLVLHPNYSAPFVSFGDTLNRLLPYHLYQGTAISSQDYQKVDDEFESVSSQLLKRTQAMLDKYRYLLFSESKVSQAVESRKSPGPETELTFELQQRLGPSAEMVMIDRMFIQEEKLALSQDRILAKERPEEFVANARLLESLAASQHKSPPAEPTSNVTGVTVAAAAQPPPPPPEPAPPIPAVASHVPPKPPPAPSVSPAPTPAPVAGPPTASFPPTKLVIKQGGGGASVSWSSSCAPPPSGSEPTSQSPYLSRTPASSSFFSSSSNSKMDDDDDDALPQRTSKPPIKTYEARRRIGLKLKIKQDQTGFGKVVHNTALDPVHTSQPNTPKSQPPSTPTPAGVIRTQSPVSVTTTTTQSNPSQSSSSVQMNGTLEHHNPASATPAPSQTTCRLPLRKTYRENVSPRVRPGVPGGGGDDDSAPYPTPTHERTVIASVKVEKRGQDPDSGLDHVADVFNHAVKGVKGIGEDRSEQDADFPKYKRTGGKTKQRQAGTFRMDQHAPGPPSPEFPSLPAKRSKSDSPDMDNASFSSGSPPDDSLNEHLQCAIDSILNLQQEPTLRGHHHRKGGNGRTHSRSAPPHRPSVPPSSSSASSSLAQHPQVGGRGHNGSLVPQTQSR; the protein is encoded by the exons ATGGATGATGAAGACGGCAGGTGCCTTCTCGATGTGATTTG TGACCCGGAAGCTCTCAATGACTTTCTTCATGGATCTGAGACCCAT TTGGACACTGACGACCTTTTGGATGGTTCGGGTGATCCCGCCAGCTCGTTCTTCTCCGCCACCGGG GGCCACGTTCCAGAGGTCCAGCCTACAGTTCAGCTCTCGGCCAATGAGGCCACGGGTCTGCCCAGAGTCAGCGTTGACCTGGACTTCCTGGAGGATGACGACATCCTGGGCGGATCCCCCGACGGGGAAGGCGGGAGCAACGGCATCGGGACCAACCACGAGCCCTGCGACATCCTGCAGCAGAGCTTGGCCGAAGCTAACATCACCGAGCAGAGTTTACAAGAAGCCAATGCGGAGCTGGACCTGGAATCGTTTGGCATTTCCGCTCTTCCGCAGGTGGTTCAGACGCTGCCCGACGCCGGCCTCTCCGGAGCGGCGGGCGCGACTGTCGGCGTAGGCATCAGCGTCGGGGGGGCGGCGACGGCCATATTCCCTGGCTCGGCCCAAAGTGCCACGTCCACTCCCCCGAACGCCACCGCCGACATGCTGGGCTCTGTGCTGGCTCAGCAAGGTCTTCAGCTCCAACCGCAGGTTATGAACAAGGCTATCAGCGTTCAGCCCTTCATGCAGCCCGTGGGCCTCGGGAACGTGACGCTTCAGTCTATTTCGAGTCTTCAAACTCTCCCGAACGGGAGCCAGTCTGGACATTTGGGGATTGGACAGATTCAGGTTGTGGGTCAACCCACCGTCATGACTATCAATCAGTCCGGGCAGCCCATTCTGGCCAAAGCGATGGGAAGCTACCAGCTGCACCAGTCCGGGCCGGAGGTTTCAGGGGCGACGACTCAGACTGGGCTCGGGGCATCGGGAGGTGGACTTCTCATCCAAAGCAACAAAACCACGTTGGGCTCGCCATCTTTAAATGGACCGCCCACGGTTGTTAGCAGTACAAACAGTACCAGTAGCGGCACCATGACCGCACCTGCTGGACTTCTGGGCTTTGGAAGTACATCCCTAAGTTCAGGAATGCCGCCCCAAtctcaaactcaaggccaaaTCATGCACAACGTGATTATCCAGCGCACACCGACTCCCATTCAGCCTAAACCTCCTCAAGGAGGAGCCCTCCAAACAAAACTTTTCAAGccgcagcagcaacaacagctgcagcagcaacagcagcagccgaCGTCCCAAAACCTGCAGAACGACACCACCAAGGCCCTCGGGCTGCAACAGATTCCTGTTTCTGCAGCTCAGAATGTAACGTTTCTGACTGGAAAACCAGGCTCAAATGTCGTACTCAGCACCCAAGCCGCCACGCAAGGCTCGCAGTTCCAGCAAACCTTGTTCAAGCAACAGGCGGCGCAAGCGGCCGGCAAACCGCTCAGCGTACACTTGTTAAACCAATCGGGCAGCATCGTTATTCCCTCCCAGACGGTTCTGCAAGGTCAGAATCATCAGTTCCTCCTGCCACAGTTGCAAGCGGGCGGGCAGATCCTGACCCAGCACCCCGGGGGCCACATCATAACCAGTCAGGGACCTGGTGGCCAGCTCATTGCCAACCAGATTTTAACAGCCAACCAGAACATCAACTTGGGTCAAGTTTTGACTTCCCAGGGACATCCCGGGGCAGCCCACATTCTATCCGGACCCATTCAGCTTCAGCCTGGTCAGATGGGCACACCCACCCTGTTTCAGATGCCCGTCTCGTTGGCTCAGACGCAGGCCCCGACGCAGACCCACACCGTCTCGGGACACGGCCCAACGGTCATCCAGGGCATGCCTATCCAGAACTCCCTGACCATGCTCGGTCAGGTGGAGGGCTTGAGCCCGGCGGTCAGCCTTCAGCCGGCTCTGCAAGCCCAGCCAGGTGGAGtccccagcagcagcagttgtAGTAGCAGCAGTAGCGTAAGCGGAGCGGCCACCATGGCAGCCACCATCACACAAGGGCAGCCGGCAGAGTGCATCACAGTTCTGGGGAGCGCCACCGACCAGGCCGCCCAGCAGGCCTCTATCCTCTCCATGCAGCAAGCTCCTCCCGCAATCACCGCCGTATCGTCCTCCGCTCCGTCCATGTCCCTGTCTTCGCCAGTGACTGCGGTCGGGCTGGTCTCGCACCAGGCTCAGCACAGCCCGGGGAGGCTTTTGTTCACCAACCAGGGCTCCAGCATGATCCTGAGCCAGGAGTCTCTGCAGATGTTCCTTCAGCAG CCGGAGAACAGAGAGGGCGAATCGACCCCCTCTGTGGGGGTCCCTGCGTCCGTAATCGTCAGCGGCCTCGGCGTCACAGCTCCGGCCCACACTGTCCGTGACAGCCAATTAAGTGATTCGTTGGTGGGTCGCAGCCCCCCAGTGTTAAAGCAG GTACCCTCCAGCGGACATCAGCAGCCCTTAAAGATCCAGAGTATGTCCCCCTCGCCAGCCTTGAGCGGTCACGCCACGGCGCCCCCTGTGGCCGATAGCCCGCAGCCCTCGCAGTCGCCGCTGACTCTCAGCCAACACATCCAGTCGCCGCACCACCAGCAGTCGCGTCCTCCCTCGCAGCCCCAGCCGGCGTCGCAAACGCCCTCCCGCTCCTGCACGCCCTCGTCACACCCGCCGCCCCTCTTCATCGTCCACAACCAAGTCGCCGAGGCCCCCTCGCAGCCTCAGGTGGCCCAGCCGCAACCGACCCAGATCCAAGTCCAGCTCCTCACTCAGCCGCGGCCCGCTTCCCAGCCGGCACCTTACCATCAACAGGAGCAGCCTCCCATGTCGCAATCGCCCAAGCCCCAGCTGGCGCACTCTTTCTCCGCCCCTCCCGCTGGCGCGGTGCCACCGGCCGTGTTAAAAGCCCAAGTCCCCGTCCACAGCCTGACGGCggatcagcagcagcacctgGCGCTGTTGGGATCGCAAATCCAGACGCTGTCGGCCATCAGCCAGCCCTCGCtgcagcagaagcagctgCTGGATAAGCTCCACCAG ATCCAGCAAAGCATCCTGCTGCAGGTCAAGCAGCCGGCTCAGGCTCAAGTGCAAGCTCAGGCCCAGGCTCTTCCTCCAGCCAGCAGCCAGTTCAGCTTGCAGCAAGACGTGCATGTGGATAAAGCGGCGATCGCATCATCGGCCAGTGCGGCCACACCCGCTCAGCTGTCCTCGGCGCTGCAGCCCACCTCTGTGCTCATTACAAGTCCCGCTACAG CCTCAAGTGACTTACAGGTAGTCTCAGGAGTCCCGGGACAAGCTGGAGCCAAGGTGAATCAGAGTATCGCTCCCGTGAGCCTTACACAGCCTGCACAG attCAGCCAAATCCTGGAGTGATCAGCTCGGGTGGAGGAATGACTCATGGTAAAGGTGGCATGCAGATCCACGTGTTAGGTACCAATGTCACCCAAATGCCTGCTCCACAACCTCCAGCTCTTCTACAACCTCAA ACAACAGCAAAGATGCCTTTCACTGCAGAGCCAAGCAAAGAAGCCAG gttgcTGGAGCAGCTGAGGAAACAACAAGGCTTGGTGCTTCACCCAAATTACAGCGCTCCCTTCGTCTCCTTCGGGGACACGCTAAACCGACTGCTGCCTTACCATCTCTACCAGGGAACTGCCATTTCCTCTCAAGATTATCAGAAAG TGGATGATGAATTTGAGAGCGTCTCCTCCCAGCTGCTGAAGAGAACGCAAGCCATGCTTGATAAATATCGATACCTGCTCTTTTCCGAGTCAAAGGTGAGTCAAGCCGTTGAGTCCCGAAAATCCCCCGGCCCGGAAACTGAACTGACGTTTGAATTGCAGCAGAGACTTGGCCCCTCGGCAGAGATGGTGATGATCGACCGCATGTTCATCCAGGAGGAAAAGCTGGCCTTGAGCCAGGACCGGATTTTGGCCAAGGAGAGACCAG AGGAGTTTGTGGCTAATGCTCGTCTGTTGGAGAGTTTAGCTGCGTCCCAACACAAGTCCCCTCCGGCCGAGCCCACCTCCAACGTCACTGGTGTCACTGTGGCCGCCGCTGCCCAgccaccaccgccgccgccggaaCCCGCACCTCCCATTCCGGCTGTAGCTTCCCACGTCCCACCGAAACCCCCTCCCGCCCCGAGCGTGTCTCCAGCGCCGACTCCCGCTCCTGTCGCTGGCCCCCCTACCGCCTCCTTCCCTCCGACAAAATTGGTCATaaagcagggtggggggggggcctcGGTGTCGTGGTCCAGTAGCTGCGCCCCTCCTCCGAGTGGGTCTGAACCGACAAGCCAGAGCCCTTACTTATCGCGTACCCCTGCGTCGTCGTCgttcttttcctcctcctccaactCTAAAAtggacgacgatgacgacgacgcGCTCCCGCAGAGGACCAGCAAGCCGCCCATCAAAACCTACGAGGCTCGGAGAAGGATCGGCTTGAAGCTGAAGATCAAGCAGGACCAAACGGGCTTCGGTAAGGTGGTCCACAACACAGCCTTAGACCCCGTGCACACGTCTCAGCCCAACACTCCCAAATCCCAACCCCCGTCCACTCCCACGCCCGCCGGGGTCATCAGGACCCAGTCGCCCGTGTCGGTCACCACGACGACCACACAGTCCAACCCATCCCAGAGCTCGTCCTCCGTGCAAATGAACGGCACCTTGGAGCACCACAACCCGGCCTCCGCCACCCCCGCGCCCTCGCAAACCACCTGCCGCCTCCCCCTCCGAAAGACTTACCGGGAAAACGTCAGCCCTCGGGTTCGGCCGGGCGTCCCGGGCGGCGGCGGGGACGACGACTCGGCGCCctaccccacccccacccacgAGAGGACAGTCATAGCCAGCGTGAAGGTGGAGAAACGAGGTCAGGACCCCGACTCGGGCTTGGACCACGTGGCCGACGTGTTCAACCACGCCGTCAAGGGGGTGAAAGGAATCGGGGAGGATCGCTCGGAGCAGGACGCCGACTTCCCCAAATACAAGCGGACCGGTGGGAAAACCAAACAGAGACAAGCGGGAACTTTTAGGATGGACCAGCACGCGCCGGGGCCCCCTTCGCCGGAGTTCCCTTCGCTCCCCGCCAAgcgcagtaagtcggattcgccCGACATGGACAACGCCAGCTTCTCCAGCGGCAGCCCCCCCGACGACTCCCTCAACGAACATTTGCAATGCGCCATCGACAGCATCCTCAACCTACAGCAGGAGCCCACGCTACGGGGGCACCACCACCGCAAGGGGGGCAACGGCCGGACGCA